The Rhopalosiphum maidis isolate BTI-1 chromosome 2, ASM367621v3, whole genome shotgun sequence genome segment GTGGGCCTCCTCTATAAGCACCTTTACGTGATCCAGCATTAGATAATTCTACTCTGACTCGTCTACCACAAATGCttctaaaataacaacaaGAGTACaagaaatagttaaatttctTAAACGGTGTCAGACAAAaatcattcaaattaaattgtttttacattacCTGCCATCTAGACCTCTAACTGCATCTTCTGCGTCTCTTGGATCCTCAAATTCAACAAAAGCAAAACCTGGAGGATTACGGGCAACCCATACATTACGAATTGAACCATAATATGAAAAAGCATCTTCTAAATCTTGCTTGGATGCAGATGATCCTAAATCACCGACATATATTTTGCAATCTGGATTACCAGAATCCCTGTATCTTGATGACGATgacatatttgaaataatatctgTAACATAAgacacaattaatttaaaaaagttataactagAGATAAAAGAATATGGTAAATACAGCTAATGACCCATAAAAAGCTAAAAAGAAGcttaacatttaacataaatacctaatatgcCTACAGTTCTGAATAAAACcgtaatagatataattattggttatatctattttatttaataaaaaatcccataaaaaaaagttaatgatGATTAGTTTCAGTGTAAGAAGTGTAAGATAAgtaacttgaaaattaaaatattttctataaaaaaaaaaaagagataaaatgagtttttatcaaactttttATCAGTActttttattaggtacctaataaaaagCCTACAGCTGAACAATTATTACACTGGTACTGTTATCCTAATTTAGATACAAAATGCCTACttcaaactaataaatatatatgtatacatatattatacctacacacAAGAATAAAACAGATTAATAGTGAGCAATATTAAACTATGAGAATGGATAATAAGGGGTATAGACGTATAGTTATCAATATGTTTCTATTCATTTTcttttggtttaaaatatattatctttttttcttatctacattttacttttatctgcgtatattaattataatgagaAAGTCATATTTGTATAAGGTTCATATTGTACAAACAGAAGTCACTTACGACTTAcgttaaaataagataaaataacagAACGATGTAAAATGTAGTCGGAATTGACAACAAATATTACTCATTTAATGTCTCAATGGCACAGTGTTCTTGTATTATGATCTAATATGATCGGTAAAATGGACTTACTCATACAGAAAATATATGTCTGGTGAGTACCTAAGTAAGTGGTGGTATAAAATCGCTAAAAACTTTGAGGAGTCGgctcgataaaaaaaaaaaaacctttgacAGCGGGTGACCGTAAAACGAGTGAAAACCGTCGGCGCCCGTCCGTTTAGCACTCGAGTCCGGTCCTGCCGACCCGATTAGAGGGACTTACCTTATGACTTGTCGTAGTTATGTATTAGACGTCGAGAGCCGTCCTCGAAAAGCTGAATGACGATGCGATGATGGCTGTCCGTTTCAGATTTCCTTTCGGCGTTGTCGTGGAGGAGAGTCGCGAAAAAGCCAGACGGTGTATTGACTTCTTGAGGGAGTGTCTGTGTGTACTATAGATGATATTGTCGTCGGTCACTGGCCCGCATCAACACTCGGCATAGATAAGGCACTCGAACGCTGCCGCTTCAATCTGTTTAGCGATTCGGTTTTGACGTTCTGAATGGAAGTGCCGGCCGCCGGGAGTGTGCTCGTGCTACTCACTGACGGGCGAGCGGGTGTGCGGGCGGTCCGCGATGAGCCATTCGCCATTTTACcgaataataatgcaataattattgtgttcgAATCGCGGGCCCAGTGTGACCACCGAGCCGAGGTTTATTGTCGGTGGGTTGGCTACTCGGTACCGGTGCGGACCTTATACTCATAGACCGCGGGTCCTGAGAATTCAAATAGGATTTACGACATAAGCTAGAGGGCGCTGCCGTTTTGGTGAAAGTTTAAACTACGGCTACGTAGCAGGGGCGTATACAAGGGGGGACGTGGGGGTCAGATCCCCCCCCCattggatttttattatttttttgtttttgcttaCATTATGCAGCATCCactaaaatgcaatattttgtgatattataatctatcgAGCTATTGAGTTATGAGAATGTTCTCAAAActaaataccattataattttattttattttatttgtagcaaagtaatgtttatttagtcGAAATGTTCAATAACGACTATGTTTATGCTTTATTATAGCAcatcttattatttacaaagacaatactttatatacaataatatgtatgtatgctcGACTAAAAGGGCTATGGTTCCACTGTGAGCCTGtgcttaaaatgttatcagaTATTATCGTTGTTATTACATAATGACAAATAACTAATGAGATCATTATCGCTATGGGTTTAGTTCACCGCGTATACGTAGTAGT includes the following:
- the LOC113551562 gene encoding serine/arginine-rich splicing factor 7-like is translated as MSSSSRYRDSGNPDCKIYVGDLGSSASKQDLEDAFSYYGSIRNVWVARNPPGFAFVEFEDPRDAEDAVRGLDGRSICGRRVRVELSNAGSRKGAYRGGPPRRGRPFHPEDKCYECGDRGHYARDCRRFKGGRRRSYTPSRSRSRSYSRGRRSRSGSRSPSRSRSRSVLTGRSISKSRSRSR